Proteins from a genomic interval of Arachis hypogaea cultivar Tifrunner chromosome 10, arahy.Tifrunner.gnm2.J5K5, whole genome shotgun sequence:
- the LOC112717135 gene encoding protein JINGUBANG: MFVDPSSTLHRPKLGVLLHSDLPSSPHVDHDHDLQSEDSDYWSQRPSSASGATSSTVGSPYMTSPLNYQGNTSPYNKSPWLLPSTPPKHLKQNLMTVRNGLVGSLVREEGHIYSLAVAGDLLYTGSDSKNIRVWKDLKDFTGFKSRSGLVKSIIISGKIIFTGHQDGKIRIWKVSRTNPTNHRRIGSLPTLREYVKSSVMPKSKGRHYDAVSSLSLDEDQGLLYSASWDKTVKVWSISDSRFLESIEAHSDAVNAVVAAFGCYVFTGSADGTVKMWRREYQGKKGITMHVLEEVLLDHESAVTALAVNRWSMVLYGGSSDGVVRFWGMRRCNNKMHGFCQEGVLRGHKLAVLCVAVAGNLVVSGSADKSVCVWKRDEESGKHAMLSVLNGHSGPVKCIAAIQVEEEEESYGWMVYTGSLDNSVKVWRVLDNVPPLQSPLEVTAAPARISVINNNNNRIKKDYYRFIKSKLTRNL; encoded by the exons ATGTTTGTTGATCCAAGCTCAACGTTACACCGGCCAAAGCTTGGAGTCTTATTGCACTCCGATCTGCCGTCATCACCTCACGTCGACCACGACCACGACCTCCAAAGCGAGGATTCAGACTACTGGAGTCAGCGGCCGAGTAGCGCCTCGGGCGCCACCAGTTCCACCGTCGGTTCTCCATACATGACGTCACCATTGAACTACCAAGGTAACACCTCTCCCTACAACAAATCGCCATGGCTTTTGCCGTCTACGCCACCAAAGCATCTGAAACAGAACTTGATGACGGTGCGAAACGGGCTGGTTGGGTCGCTGGTAAGAGAAGAAGGGCATATATACTCGCTGGCGGTGGCTGGGGACTTGCTGTACACCGGCTCCGATAGCAAGAACATTAGGGTTTGGAAAGATTTGAAGGACTTTACCGGCTTCAAATCAAGAAGCGGTTTAGTTAAGTCTATAATTATTTCCGGCAAAATAATATTCACCGGTCACCAAGACGGAAAGATTAGAATATGGAAGGTGTCTCGAACCAACCCAACCAACCACAG GCGCATAGGGAGCTTACCGACTTTAAGAGAGTACGTGAAGAGCTCCGTGATGCCGAAGAGCAAGGGGAGGCACTACGACGCCGTTTCGAGTCTAAGCCTCGACGAGGACCAAGGCCTCTTGTACTCCGCCTCCTGGGACAAAACCGTCAAGGTATGGAGCATTTCCGATTCCAGATTCTTGGAATCCATTGAAGCGCACTCCGACGCCGTCAATGCAGTCGTTGCGGCGTTCGGGTGCTATGTTTTCACCGGATCTGCAGACGGCACGGTGAAGATGTGGCGAAGGGAATACCAAGGGAAGAAAGGGATCACCATGCACGTTCTAGAAGAGGTTTTGTTGGATCATGAGAGTGCCGTCACGGCACTCGCGGTCAACCGGTGGTCCATGGTGCTTTACGGCGGATCTTCCGACGGAGTGGTGAGGTTCTGGGGAATGAGAAGGTGTAACAATAAAATGCATGGATTCTGTCAGGAGGGAGTGCTGAGAGGGCACAAGCTTGCGGTTCTCTGCGTGGCGGTGGCGGGGAACCTTGTGGTGAGTGGGTCCGCCGATAAGAGCGTTTGCGTGTGGAAGAGAGACGAGGAGAGTGGGAAACACGCGATGCTTTCGGTTCTTAACGGTCACAGTGGACCAGTTAAGTGCATTGCAGCTATacaagttgaagaagaagaggaaagttATGGGTGGATGGTGTACACTGGGAGCTTGGACAACTCCGTCAAGGTCTGGCGCGTCTTGGATAACGTGCCGCCGCTTCAGTCGCCGCTGGAAGTCACGGCGGCCCCCGCAAGAATTAGTgttattaataataacaataacaggaTAAAGAAAGATTATTATCGTttcattaaatcaaaattaacacGTAATTTATGA